The following coding sequences lie in one Acaryochloris sp. CCMEE 5410 genomic window:
- a CDS encoding DUF4326 domain-containing protein, with product MTITVINLRHNRNVKGYRCDRASVLGNPFHMFHESERMAVVAAFREYLHEVANLGANPVDVVPGLADKYNVTVSGMWKRPNRTQVMAELAKLEAMPEVKLLCWCAPLACHGDVIKSYLEWKHKDAGI from the coding sequence ATGACAATCACCGTCATTAATCTTCGCCATAATCGCAATGTCAAGGGCTACCGCTGCGACCGTGCCAGCGTCCTTGGTAATCCCTTTCATATGTTCCATGAATCTGAGCGAATGGCAGTGGTCGCAGCGTTCCGTGAATACCTCCATGAAGTCGCCAACCTGGGAGCCAATCCCGTTGATGTGGTCCCAGGTCTGGCTGACAAATACAACGTCACTGTGTCTGGCATGTGGAAGCGCCCCAATCGTACTCAAGTGATGGCAGAGCTAGCCAAGCTGGAGGCCATGCCAGAAGTGAAGTTGCTCTGCTGGTGTGCTCCCCTGGCCTGCCACGGCGATGTCATTAAATCCTACCTGGAGTGGAAGCACAAGGACGCTGGCATCTAG
- a CDS encoding phosphoadenosine phosphosulfate reductase family protein, giving the protein MSATQMVLPLQVPGVSTLPDLSTYDCIIVAFSGGKDSICCLLRLMELGVDRSKIELHHHLVDGLSNTPVNPQSSTLFDWPVTENYCRKFAQAFDLPLYMSWLEGGLEREMCRKDQPKAPTHFETPDGEQVSGGQGKPGTRCKFPAKTADLKTRWCSSYLKIDVLSTAIANQSRFNHSRTLVVTGERAQESAARAKYQSFEPHRTDRRDSHKLRRHIDHWRPVHAYTTEQIWGTIQRWGVQAHPAYHLGWGRLSCQFCIFGSPNQWASNLAISPERTERLHQYEQAFQHTIDNKLSIPEMATKGKVYEAIHQHPDQLQLALSQDYTAPILIDPNAWTLPAGAFGEDAGPT; this is encoded by the coding sequence ATGAGCGCCACCCAAATGGTCTTGCCCCTCCAGGTGCCCGGTGTTTCGACGCTCCCTGATCTGTCCACCTATGACTGCATCATCGTTGCCTTCTCTGGAGGCAAGGACTCTATCTGTTGTCTGCTCCGGTTGATGGAGCTGGGAGTGGACAGGAGCAAGATTGAGTTGCATCACCACCTTGTCGATGGTCTAAGCAATACTCCAGTCAACCCCCAAAGCTCTACTTTGTTTGACTGGCCTGTCACTGAGAACTACTGCCGCAAATTTGCCCAAGCCTTCGACCTTCCTCTGTATATGAGTTGGCTGGAGGGAGGGCTAGAACGCGAAATGTGTCGCAAGGACCAACCCAAGGCACCCACGCACTTTGAAACGCCTGATGGAGAGCAAGTTTCTGGAGGGCAAGGCAAGCCTGGAACTCGGTGCAAGTTTCCTGCCAAAACCGCTGACCTCAAAACCCGCTGGTGTTCTTCGTATCTGAAGATTGATGTTCTTAGCACCGCCATTGCCAACCAATCCCGGTTCAACCATTCCCGAACTCTGGTGGTCACAGGGGAACGGGCGCAGGAGAGTGCAGCTAGGGCCAAGTATCAGAGTTTTGAGCCTCACCGGACTGATCGGCGGGACAGCCATAAGCTCAGGCGTCATATTGACCACTGGCGTCCCGTCCATGCCTATACCACTGAGCAAATCTGGGGAACAATCCAGCGCTGGGGAGTGCAGGCCCATCCTGCCTACCATCTGGGCTGGGGGCGGTTGAGCTGCCAGTTCTGTATCTTTGGCTCACCCAACCAATGGGCTTCCAATCTAGCCATCTCACCAGAACGCACAGAGCGGCTGCACCAGTACGAGCAAGCGTTTCAGCATACCATCGACAACAAGCTTTCCATCCCAGAGATGGCGACCAAGGGCAAGGTCTATGAGGCCATCCACCAGCATCCTGACCAGCTCCAGCTAGCCCTGAGCCAAGACTATACAGCACCCATCCTCATTGACCCGAATGCCTGGACTCTGCCTGCGGGCGCATTTGGGGAGGACGCAGGCCCGACTTAA
- the dcm gene encoding DNA (cytosine-5-)-methyltransferase has translation MKKKSYITVTDQFCGCGGSSSGAAQAGCEIVMAINHWEKAVETHNTNFPNTAHDCTDISACDPRRYPSTDILITSPECTNHSLAKGRKRKNLGQMDLFNPQTIDPAEERSRATLWDIVRFSEVHQYNFVVVENVVEVRHWILFDSWLNAMHTLGYDHEAVFFNSMFAEAPQSRDRVYIVFWRRNNPKPNLSFTPLAHCSQCGEVEAIQSWKNPFKKWGRYGKRNQYVYRCPSCAQVVEPYYTPAHTAIDWSYPSTKVGERKRPLKPATLERIRKGLQKFNNPVLVETAYGNDTSSRVRSVEGILPTHTARQTMALATPFIVRNYTGAQAASIRDPLPTITTVDHNSLVQPFLTSYYSGSDQVCGMDAAIPTITAADRHALVQPDHSISVEDCYFRMLQPHEIQAAMAFAQDYKVLGNKRERVKQLGNAVTPPVMRMILTRCLESLSSPNF, from the coding sequence ATGAAGAAGAAATCCTATATCACCGTCACCGATCAATTTTGCGGCTGTGGCGGTTCGAGTAGTGGTGCTGCCCAAGCAGGCTGTGAAATCGTCATGGCAATCAATCATTGGGAGAAGGCAGTGGAAACCCACAACACCAATTTCCCTAATACGGCTCATGATTGCACAGACATCAGCGCTTGCGACCCTCGCCGCTATCCCAGTACCGATATTTTGATTACTAGCCCTGAATGCACAAACCATAGTTTAGCCAAAGGGAGAAAGCGCAAGAACCTGGGCCAGATGGACTTGTTCAACCCCCAAACCATTGACCCGGCTGAAGAAAGGTCAAGGGCTACTTTATGGGACATCGTCAGATTTTCAGAGGTTCATCAGTACAACTTTGTCGTTGTCGAGAACGTGGTCGAGGTGCGCCACTGGATACTGTTCGATAGCTGGCTCAATGCCATGCATACCTTGGGGTATGACCATGAGGCAGTCTTCTTCAACAGCATGTTTGCTGAAGCACCTCAAAGCAGAGACCGGGTGTACATCGTCTTCTGGAGGAGAAACAACCCCAAACCTAACCTCAGCTTTACCCCGCTGGCCCACTGCTCCCAATGCGGTGAAGTCGAGGCTATTCAGTCCTGGAAAAACCCATTTAAGAAGTGGGGGCGCTACGGCAAGCGCAATCAATATGTATACCGCTGTCCTAGTTGTGCCCAGGTGGTGGAGCCATACTATACCCCGGCACACACAGCTATCGACTGGAGCTATCCCAGTACCAAAGTAGGTGAACGCAAACGACCCTTGAAGCCAGCGACCCTAGAGCGCATCCGTAAAGGGCTGCAGAAGTTCAACAATCCTGTCCTGGTGGAAACGGCTTACGGCAATGACACGAGCAGTCGGGTTCGGAGTGTGGAGGGGATTCTTCCCACCCACACTGCCCGCCAAACAATGGCCTTGGCAACACCGTTTATTGTGCGGAACTACACCGGGGCACAGGCTGCTAGCATCCGTGATCCACTGCCCACAATCACCACAGTTGACCATAATTCTCTGGTTCAACCCTTTCTAACCAGCTATTACAGCGGCTCAGATCAGGTCTGTGGCATGGATGCTGCCATTCCCACTATTACTGCTGCGGATCGTCATGCCTTGGTGCAACCGGATCATTCTATTTCTGTTGAGGATTGCTATTTCCGCATGTTGCAGCCCCATGAAATCCAGGCAGCAATGGCCTTTGCTCAGGATTACAAAGTTCTGGGAAATAAGCGAGAGAGGGTCAAACAGCTTGGCAACGCTGTCACTCCACCAGTGATGCGGATGATTCTGACTCGTTGCCTGGAATCCCTGTCATCCCCCAATTTTTGA
- a CDS encoding MT-A70 family methyltransferase translates to MKTMYAPTDKRGQQKLAITLNLIPNTPLLPVGAFSLIAADPPWSYHLRESDKTHRGRCPYPAMTDEEIMAMPVSSIAAPDSYLLLWTTNNHLPVAFRVMEAWGFEYKAIHTWVKTTLDRSKIRFGVGHYGRNATEHVLIGRKGKAKTFMALGLTNIPTAFQAPLGQHSQKPEEFYQMADRLGDALGGQRIELFSRCPRPGWECWGAEV, encoded by the coding sequence ATGAAAACCATGTACGCACCAACCGATAAGCGTGGGCAGCAGAAGCTTGCCATCACGCTCAACCTTATTCCGAATACCCCACTCCTCCCTGTGGGTGCATTCTCCCTGATAGCGGCTGATCCACCTTGGAGCTACCATCTCCGGGAATCCGACAAAACCCATCGGGGACGGTGCCCTTACCCAGCGATGACTGATGAAGAAATCATGGCAATGCCCGTGAGTTCGATTGCCGCTCCAGATTCATATTTGTTGTTGTGGACGACAAACAACCATCTGCCAGTGGCGTTCAGAGTTATGGAGGCATGGGGATTTGAGTACAAAGCCATACATACGTGGGTGAAGACGACATTAGACAGGTCCAAGATTAGATTCGGTGTAGGACATTACGGTCGAAATGCAACTGAACACGTTCTTATAGGCCGCAAAGGAAAGGCTAAAACCTTTATGGCACTGGGATTGACTAATATTCCCACCGCATTCCAGGCTCCCCTTGGTCAGCACTCTCAAAAGCCAGAAGAGTTCTACCAGATGGCGGATCGACTGGGGGATGCCTTGGGCGGTCAGCGTATCGAGTTGTTCTCTCGGTGCCCTCGTCCGGGTTGGGAGTGTTGGGGAGCGGAAGTATAG